The Sulfolobus sp. A20 genomic interval AGAGGGAGGTCTTTAGGAATTTATAGATTGTTGAGGGATTCAGGTTATGGATTTGCTGGGCTAATTTTCTTACTAATATATAAAGACTTATTAACAGCAGTAACGCTAGTAGTTCTCTTACAACTCGTATCCATATTTCCCCTAGTGTACGTTAGGAGGATTTAAGAAAATTTTCTAGTGTGTCTAGATATTACAGTGTGTTGACAACAATTTCGTCCAACTGTAAAATTTTTTATGCAAGAGTCTATTGCAGAAGAATATTTTCAGCCATCTTGCTATTGTGTTTCTCGTTGAGTTAGGTGAGTCCTAGGAAATCAAACCTATTCATCTTCTCGCCCAATAAATAAGTTGCCTCACCTTAAAAATACTTTTCATAATAAAGAAAATTCAATTTATATCAAAACAACCAAATTGTTGTTCACACCAAGAAAGCTAGGAATATTTTAGAGGACTCTGCAAAAGAGGGTTGTTGATATAGCTAAGTTGTTTAATGTCTCAGCTATTTTCTTAGAGGACTTAAACAACCTCATCAAGAGGTTAAAGGATCTACCAACTGAGTTTAGAGATAAATTCTATCTCATGCGGTACCGTAGACTACTTTACTGGACTAAATAGCAGGCGAAAAACATGGGCTAAAGATAGTGTACGTTGATCCGCACTAATGCCCAAAGTGCGGGAAAGAAATGAAGGAAGCAGGACATAGGTACTTCCACTGTTCATGCGGTTAGAGAATGATCGTGACATTATCACAGTTATGAAACTCTATGGCTCTTTTATCCTCTCTAATACCCCCGGATGAGAATCGATGAGTGGAGGAAGTTAGGAACAAGAATATTAGCTATATGATTTGTTTAAAGGTACTTATTTTAAATTCAATAAGAAGATTCGATAGAAATTTACAAAATCAGTTACCTAGAAGTTAGAGATAACGTAACCTTTGAGAACGTAAATAAAAAATTCCATCCTTAACCTTATCAAGGATCCGCTAAAACCTTCATCGAAGCTTGCTAAATAGCCAACTTGATGCGTAGTCATAATTATAGCACAGTCGGTGAAACTTAATTTATTGTTGAGGTTTTCATTTAACTTGATGAACGCGTTTATAATCTCTTCAATTGATAAGTCGTTCATGACACTTTCAAAAAGATACCTACCCCTCAATTGTAGAATCTTTTCCGATAGTAGCTTGACGTAGTTGAAGGGTTGCCTACTTATCGCCAAGGTTAATAACTCGTCCACAACGTAGTCTAAAAGTATGGGCTTTCCGTACTTACCCTCTTCAATCTCGTCCATTATCTTTAAAGCTATTCCATGCTTACTCTCATTCTTATTTAGCGTATAGAAATGAAGTATCTAATAATATCATTTCCATTCCGTTATTGCTTCAGCGAATGGGTTCTCTTTTCTAGGTAGACAAGGGGACTTAATACTAAACTTTTCCCTTTCAACTTCCATTACAGAATCAATAATATGCCCTATGGTTAACCCTATCGCACTGCCTAAAACTGTCTTAGCTATAGTATCAATTGTTTTGTCGTCGGAGATCTTGTAGTCAGCAGAGTGTGAGAGTAAGTTTGGAGTAACGGTACCTATAATTTTACCTAATGGTGATATACTAACTAGTTCAGATACCGAATACTCCTTAATGTCGAATTTTTCACATAGCTCCTGCAATACTTTGTCCAAGTCTTCATAGATTTTGGGTTCTTCTCCTTCAAGCCTCAGCGAGTAAGTCTTTCCTTGTATCTTGTACTTTACTACAAGATTAACCATATAGATAAATTAGACTAATCCCTCCTATTTATTTTTGCTTCTACAGAATTATTTCTGACTTCCTCCCCACTTTAAATGGCGAGACTTTCTCGATTTCTCTATCCCAGTTCCCCTTGAACTGGATCTATAGGACAGTCTTCGAACTGTTCATCACTCTACAAGCACCGTGTCTACGTATGTCCAGGATTTCTCATACTGTTTTCTATCCTGGTTAGGTGTGTGGACAACAATTTGATTGATGTAAATTGAATTTTATTTATTGTGGAAAAGTATTTTTAGGGTGAGGGTAAGTTATTTATTGTAGGAAGAAGATGAATGGGTTTGATTTCCTAACACTCACCTTACTTAACAAGAAACACAATGACGAGATGGTTAAAAAAATTCTTCAACACAATTTACTCGAAATCTATTGGCATAAGTTGGAATAAAATTTTATGGGGGTGGATGAAATTGTTGTCCACACACCATTTCACGAGATGAAAGGAAATAAATACTGGTTGTCAATCTCTACTATATGTACCCTGAGTTTTGCCTAGAGAGATGGCAATCATTAAGGGATTGGAGGGCTAAATACGTTTTATCAGAAAGTGGTGTTGAACCACTTTCCTCTAGAGAAGTAGAGCTTCCCCCTGAAGTGAAGTTCGAGTATGGGCATACTAAAGGATTGATAAAGTTAAGGGAATTAATTTCAAGCTTATATGAGGTAAAAGACGCAGAGAAGGTTATAATAACAAATGGAGGTGCTGAGGCGAACTACATCACTATCCTATCGTTAATAAAGCCTAATGATGAGGTAATTGTAGAAATGCCAAATTACATGCAAATACCGGGCTTATTAAAGGGTATTAACGCAAAAGTTAAGAACATTTGGCTTAAGGAAGAGAAAGGTTTTCACTTAGACTTGAACGAGTTAAATGAAATGGTAAGTAAGAATACTAAAGCAATTGTAATAACTAATCCAAATAACCCTACTGGAATGGCATTATCTAAAGACGAAATTAAGGGAATTGTTGAGATAGCTGAGGACAATCACGCTTATATAATTTCAGATGAAGTTTACAGAGGTTCAGAGATTGATGGTAACGTTTCTCCTAGTTTTGTTGATTTATACGAAAAGGCTATTAGCACTAACAGTATGTCTAAAGTTTACGGTTTACCCGGCATAAGGATAGGCTGGGTTGTTGCAAATGATAAGGAGATAATAGATAAAATGTGGAGTGTAAGAGATTACACGACAATATCACCCTCAGTTTACAGTCAAGAAATAGCTTATAACGCCTTAATGAGGAGAGAGGAACTGATGATGAGGGCTAGGAACATAGCTTTAACTAATTTCAAGTTATTTGAGGAAATGCTTAATGAAAAAATAAAATGGGTAAAACCTAACGCTACTGTACTTGCTTTCGTAAAGTCAATAGGTGTAGATAACACCTATGAGTTCAGTGAAAGCTTATTTAACAAATATAGCGTATTGATTAACCCCGGTGAGTGCTTTGAAATGCCAGGGTATGTTAGAATAGGGCTAGGTAGTAAGGATCAAAACTTCCTAAGAGAGGCATTAAGTCTGTTCATTAATCATTTAAATACTAAGCATTAGTTAATCCGTCAACTTCTACCCTTCCGAACCTATCCTAGCACTGATCTTTTTCCTTTCCCTAGCCTCCGGAACGTTCCAGAAGAATCTATAGTATAAGTATAGGTTAGTCATGTTCGTTACGAAAGCTAAAGCGAAAGGAAATATGACCGAAACGCTTAGTAGAAATCCTGACAAAAGCGTAGATAAGGCTGAAGGTAATAGTCTTGCAGTTTGATTGGTACCACTCGCAGTAGCCCTTCTCCTACCACTAACTAAGGTCATCATTAAGGCTTGTTGTGCTGGTAATGCGAACACTCTAAAAGAAGTAAATACGATGTAATCAATACTCGCTAGTAAGGGAAGCCTCAAGAAAGGAAAGGCTAAGGTCAAGATAGTCGACACTAGCCTAGTATAGATAATAAATCTGACGAAACCAAGTTTTTCATTCATTATTGGGGTTAACCATATTATTGAGGCTGAGACAATGCCTCCTATAAATACTATGTCACCTATCTGAGCCTGTGTTAATCCGTAAAACTGCTCAAAAATGATTGGTATGAAGGGTATTATTAGACCTTGTGATATACCATTAAACATTCCAGTATAAGTGAACTTTTTAATTATATCTAAGTCCTTCTTCTTAATGGTAGCTAAGTCCTCTTTCTTCTTGTTATCTACTATCGTTTCCTCGTTCAATTTTTTCGATTTCTCCTCTCTTATTGGTATGGCTACTAAGAATGAGGCTAAAGACAATACTAAACCTATCATAAATAGCTCAGTATAATCACTAATGTTAGCAAAAAGGGCACCAAATGCTCCACTATATGTTGATAATGTAGTGAAGATTGAATAAACTTTAGTCAGTTCATCTTTTTTACTTTTCTCAGCTAAAATAGCGGTCTGTATTGGGGCAACAATCGCACCCACACCTCCACCTACTAAACCTCCAGCTATTCCAAATCCTCCTAAGGCTGACGATAATGCTAATAATGCGAAGTTTCTAGTAGTCAAGAGTATTATTATGCTAATTGGCAAGAAGGCTAACGTCATGAGGAGGAACATCTTTTTACTGTACCTATCAGCGTATATTGAGAAAATGAGGGAAAGGAGCGGGGTTGCGAATGCGCCTATACCAAATAGTACGCCTATTTCAACGTCAGTCAATCCTATCTTCAAGAAATATAAGCCTATTACTACTGCTAGGAAGCCTGCTACCAAACTTCTAAGAATTCTTGAAACCATCAGTAAGTAAACGTCAAGTTTCTCCATAAATAATGACTCTCAATAGTTGGAATATAAATCTTCTGTTTACTAACTTAAATATAAACTGTAAAGGTTTAAATTTATCTTTCCTCGAATAGCCCTCCCTTTAGATACTTTAGCACAGTTATGTTAAATCCCTTAGCTAGAGCAATTGGATTACCCCACTTTACCGTGGTCAGTAGTTTCAGTGAGAGAATTAAGTTTATATAACTCCAGTATTGCGGGAGTAATGATCCGGCTCCTACTCTTTATTAGGTTAACCAGAAGGGAGTTTTATGAAAGAAAAATGTCTTAAAAACTTTTACCCCGCCCTAAAAGGCATGGTTTTTAAACCTTTTAATTGCGGAAATAGTGATGATCATTGGTATTTTATTGTCTAGAGAAACATATACTGGGAAAAAGGAGGATGTGATATATGAATAAGAGGATAAGTATTGATGGAGTATTAGTGGGAGGGTATACTGATGATAATGCGAAGTCTGGCTTAACAGTAGTAGTAATGGATAATAGGAACAACACTGTCGGCTTATCTCAAAGGGGTGGATCTCCAGCAACCTTGGGGACTGATCTGTTAAGACCATTACACAGAAGGGATCAATCAGTTGACGCTATAGTGCTTACGGGAAGGAGTGTGTTTGGTTTTAGGGCGGTTAATGGCGTATTATTGGGTTTATACGAGATGGGTAAGGGTTTTAAGATAGGGGATATGAGAGTACCTATTGTAGCAGCTGCAGCTATTTACGACTTCTACGATAATCATATACTACCCACAGAGGAGTGGGGACTTAAAGCTTTGAAAAATTTATCTCAACAAATAATGATTGGAAGATATTGGGCTGGAAGAGGTGCTACTGTTGGTAAACTCAATGGGATTAGAGATGCTAAGCCTTCTGGACAAGGATATTATGAGTTGGAGAAAGGTAAAGTAAAAGTGGGCGTTATCTCAGTGGTTAACAGCATAGGTAACGTCTATGATGAAGAAGGTAATTTGATAGCTGGAAACGAAAGTGATGAAATGAGGTTAAGTACTCCAGGGACGACTTTAGGAGTAGTATTAACCAATGCTAAGCTTTCTAACTCCGATGCTTGTAGAATAGCTAGTAGTGCTGAAAACGGTTTTTCAGCAATCATAAGACCTTATAACCTCTCCTTGGATGGGGACACCGTTTTCACGATATCTACTAACGAAGTTGACGTTAACGTAGATGATCTAATATTTTTAACTTACGAATCCAGTAAAAAGTCTGTGTTATCCATATTTAAGTAGGTGAAGTACATGGATTATAAGGATTTGTTTTCAGTTAAGGGAATGAACGCTGTAGTAATTGGAGCTGCTAGTGGAATAGGGAGGAGTATTTCCGAGATGTTTGTAAGTTTAGGAGGGAAAGTAATAGCAAGCGATGTAAACGAGGAAGAACTAAATAAGTTAATAAATGAGCTCTCCTCAAAAGGATATGAAATTAAAGGAATCAAAGCTGACATTACTAAGGTAGAAGATGTTAGAGACAAGTTATTGCCTTTTATCCTTTCGAATTTCAAGAAAATAGACGCTCTATTTATTACACCTGCTATAAATGTTAGAAAATCTATTGAAAACTACACTTATGAGGAGTTTGATAGGGTTATTAATGTAAATCTTAAGGGTCCCTTTATAGTGTTAAAGGAATTTCTGAAGTTTATGAAAGATGGTGGAAGTGTTGTATTATTCTCTTCAATAAGAAGTATAGTAGTTGAACCGGGACAATCCGCGTATTCTGCTTCAAAAGCTGGTATAGTACAATTAGCTAAAGTAGCAGCAGCTGAATATGGTAAATATAATATAAGGGTTAATTTAATTGCCCCCGGAGTTGTTGACACTCCTTTTACTAAGCAGATAAAGAGTAAGCCAGATTGGTATAAGGCTTATGCTGAGAAGACGATCTTTAAGAGGTGGGCTACTCCAGAGGAAATAGCTAGCGTCGCAATCTTTTTAGTAATGCCTGCCTCATCATACATTACTGGTACCGTCATTTTCGTAGATGGTGGATGGACTGCGATAGATGGGAGATATGAGCCGGAGGTGTAATGGTTGACTGAACTAGATGAGGAGTTAAAACAAGAGTCCTTAAACTTCTTAAAAGAACTAATAAGAATACCTACTGAAAATCCGCCCGGGCTTAACTACGACATTATAGTTAAAAAGATGAAGGAGAAGTTAGACGAGTTAGGCTATAATACTGAAGTCTTTTCCTTGAGTGATGATGATTTAAAGAGATTAGTTAAGTTTGGGAAGGGAGGAAGACATAACTTAGTTGGCTATTTAGGTAATGGAAATATTAGGATAGCCTTTAACGGGCATTACGATGTTGTTCCGGCTGGAGATGGTTGGAGCGTTAATCCCTATGAAGGAATTATTAAAGATGGCAAATTATATGGAAGAGGATCTGCAGATATGAAGTCTGGAATAGTATCCCAGATATATGCGGTTGAGTTGTTGAGAAGGAATAAAGTATTCCCTTCAAACCTTCAAATAGTTCAAACGTTAGTTCCAGATGAGGAGACTGTAGGTAATATTAACGCTGGTACTTATTACTTAGTTGAGAAAGGAATTTTAAAGAAAGGAAAAATAAATTACGTGATTTTCACTGAACCAACTGGTGCAGATAATGTATGTTATGGTCATAGGGGTGCGATATGGGCTATTGTAAGGGTTTACGGTAAGAAAAGTCATGGAGGATTGCCACAATTAGGTATTGACGCTGTGAGAGCATCAACTAAGATGATCCAAGAATTGTACAACTCTCTTCCAGACATAACGTCTAAGTACGAGATAATTCCAGAGGTCTCTAAGAAGCCATCTATTCTAGTGGGAACTGTGAAATGCGGGAATTGGGTTAATACAGTAGCTGACTATTGTGAGTTTTCCATAGTAAGAAGGTTAGTACCAGAGGAAAACCTAGATGAGGTAAGAGGTAAGATCTTAGACATACTAGAAGGAGTAAGTAAAGAGTTTAAGGCAAGGTATGAGTATGATGAGTTTTATGCAATAGATACTATAACGTCAGATGTTAATGACAAAATATATGAAATAATGAGGAGAAAAGTTAAGGAGATTAGAGGTGTAGAGCCTAGGCTTGTATTATCTCCCGGTACTTTTGACATGAGGTTTACTGTAAAAGAGGGAATACTCTCAATTAATTACGGTCCAGGGAGAATAGAGCTAGCCCATGCTACTGATGAATATGTTGAAATTAATGACTTTTACGATTCGATAAAAATATTAGCAATGACTTTAATGGAGTTAAGTAAACTAGATCACTAGGTTTGCCATTATGAAGATTATAATTATTTGAAATATAACTTGACTACCAGAGACATAAATGTTCCTCATTCCCAACTTGACTACCTTATTTAAATCTGGGTCTTCATTTCTTAATTCCAACACTATTCTAACCTCATTAGGTAATATGATTCCAAAACCTTGTATAATTAATATTAGAACGACTACGCCAGATAATAGGATATAGATGCTTTTTAAGTTGAATATTCCTAGCCATGAGGCTAAGAAATATCCGGCAGTAGTTGCCACTGACGCTAGGGATGGCATGAAGAAGAGCATTATTGGAACTAACCTCTTTATTATCTCAGCCCTACCCTTAGGGTCTAACGATCTCAAAACTCTACTCATTACCAAGCCCATGAATAAATCTATGCCCGTCCAAGTTCCTCCAGTTAGCACATGAACGTAATCTAGTATTAGTAAACTTCTTAACGCTAATGCTACCAATAACCCAGCTATCGGTACTAACAAGGTTAATATGGAATAAGGGGGTTACAAATTTGGTCGTATATGCCATAATTATATATCTTTACTTTTCTAACTAATATATTTTTTCTAAAGAATGACCTTTGAGTACATTTTGTGAGGGATTAAAAGTATCTTTTCTTAAATCGAGCATATGTGAATGCTGTTATATAAGCCCGGCTTCCTCCCCCGCCATAGAGGCTTTCATCACTTTGTAAAAATATTAATAATATTCAGCTTATGGTGAACTAGATTATTTAAATGATTACACATTTATACTTTCAAGACGGGAATATATCTGTGGACAACATTTTTGTTATTTTAATATGAGCATAATTCATTTAGGGAAGTTTATTAACAAAGAGAACGACAAGCCTCGCCCTTTAGGACTAGGAGGAGGTCAGAAAGAATAATTTTTCCGATTAGGTAGTATCTAATTAGGTAGTATCTAAACAGATTAATCTTAATTGCCTTAAAGTGAAATTTTTGATCACGCATAGTCCAGTTACTCCAAGATTTCCCTCCATTTAACGATTACCCTTTCCACAATATCCTCACTAGGTCTTACCTCTCTGGGAAAGTCTTTGTTAAAGGGTTTGGTAGCATATATAATAGCTCTGGATGAGACGTATTCCTTTACGTTCTGCTTCCTTTCAGCCATGGGGTCTAAAGGAGTACTAGGAACGTTCTTAACAATTTCTATTGAATTAATAGGATCTGTTCTAGTACAAATCGCCCATAATACTTGATTTATATCTGACGGATCTATATCTTCATCTACAACTATTACATATCTACCACCATAGGCTGTTAGAGGACTTGTTGCTAATATATGTCCTACCATGGTTTGTTGACCAGCAAAGGATTGCTTAATTGAAACTACTATTAAAGCCCTTGAAAACCCTATTTCGTGAGCCCATACACCCTTAATATCCCTTACCCCAATTCTCTCTAACATATCCCATATCATTGCTGACCTCAGAGGACACCTAAAATAAGAGTAGTCGTAGGGAGGAATACTTGGAGCAGTACCTAAAAGTATGGGATTACTTCTATAATAAACCCTTTTAACCTCTATTACAGGATTTTTCATCCTTCCTCCAGCGTAATATCCCATAAACTCCCCAAAAGGTCCCTCATCTGTTAACTCCCCACTTATATATCCCTCAATCACAATGTCACTCTCAGCTGGAATAGGTAGTCCAGTCTCCTCTCCTCTAAATACCTTAAATCTTTTACCTACTATAGCCCCTGCGTAATTGTACTCAGATATACCTGCTGGGACTTCCATTCCTGCGAAAATGAACAAGTCTAATGGTGGGGAGAATGAAATCGCTATTGGACATTTTTTACCGGCTTTAAGATATTTCTCCACATGTATCCTACCGTGATGAGAAGAATCAATGAATATTGATAACTTATTCCTATCAACTAACATGACTCTGTAAGCTCCTACATTTACCCAATCAGATTCTGGGTCTTTAGTTATTACAGCATCAGCTGTACCTATATATCTCCCTCCATCGAATTCATGCCATTTGGGGGCTGGAAACTTAAAAAGATTTACCTTATCATCACTATCAACGTTCTCAAGGAATACTGCATCATTAACTTCCTCTGGTTCATAGCTTCTGTATTCCTTAGATGCTATGTTTAATCTATCCCTTAACTTTTTCACTAAATCAATATCGTTAAGGGCATTTATATTGAGAGCTAGGTTTACTCTCTTATAATCTAATAATGCCCCAGTTAGTACTCTAAAACCTTTAGGGTAGTCCTTTATTTCGTCGAAGAGTAAAGTAAACTTATGTTTCTTGGCATTTAAGTCAGTTATAGCTCCTATCTCTAAGTTCCAGTCAGCTCCTTTAACTTCTTTTAATAGACCTAAATTTCTTACTTCTTCGATGAACTTTCGTATATACATTATTTTTATATTCTTTTGTAAGCTTTAATAAACATACGTGAACATATTAAAGTCGTTCTTGGCTACATTAACTACCATAACGAGAACGACAGTTATAATTACTGTCTCCCGTAAATTTTTTAAATTTTTTATCATTAATTGTTCCTCATGAGGTATAATTTTGAGGAAGAGGTTAAAAAAGCCCCTAAGAATTGGGGTAGATGGGGAAGAGATGATGAGATTGGTACTTTGAATTACATAACCAGTGAGTATCTTTTAGATTCTTTAAAGGTAATAAGGAAGGGAAAAGTATTCACTTTAGGTTTATGGATAAATAGGAGGGAAGGCGATCCTTTATGGATTGGAAGAAAACCCACTATTCACTTAATGGTTAGGGACGAAAGTTCTTATATGGTAGGTAAATCTAAGCCTAGACCGGGTGGAGGAAAGTCAGCTGACGATATCATCATTATGCACCTTCAAGCTAGTACCCAAGTGGATGCTTTGGGTCACTATTGGAAGGATAACACGCTCTATAACGGTTATGATTCTAAACTCACTATAGGAGGATTAGTTAAGGATGACGTGAGTAAGTTAGCTGAGAAAGGTATTGTAGGCAGAGGTGTCTTGTTGGACGTAGCTAGATATAAGGGAAAGAGTAGTTTAGATAAGGGAGAAATGATATCGTTTCAAGATTTATTAGAGACAGCTAAGTCGGAAGGGGTAAGGTTAAAGAAGCGTGACATCATACTCGTTAGGACCGGTTTTTTGAAGACTTTTTACGAGAAGGGAGCTGAAGAGTTTTATAAGGATTTTAATGAGCCTGGAATAACTTATGAGCCGGAGTTAGTTAATTGGTTCTACGAAAATGAGATAATTGCTTATGGCTCTGATACGATAGCCTCTGAGCAGACTTATTCTAGCACATTGGGAATAATGCTCCCCTTACATATTTTCTTCTTAAACTATTTGGGCATGCCTATAATGGAGATGTTATGGTTAGAGGAATTAGCTGAAGATTGCTCAAGGGATGGGCAATACGAGTTCTTCTTCGTAGCATCACCACTGAAAGTCATAGGAGGTACCGGTTCACCCATAAATCCCGTTGCAATTAAGTAATTTTAAGAACTTGCCTTCCACTAACTTTACCTTTTTCCAAGTTTTCTAAAGCTTCATTGGCTTCTTCTAGGCTTAAGGTTCTAGTTATAGCCGGCTTTATTTTACCATTCTCAGCTAATTTTAACACTTCTAGAAAGTCCTTCCTGTTACCAGTTAAGGTGCCGATAAATTGCCATCCCATGGAGTGAAGCTTTAAACCCGCATCATGAGGTAAACCTCCTCCAAAAGTTCCCACTTTGATGTATTTTCCCAACTTGGATAGGAAGGTGTAGTAATTATTAATAGTCGTCTCAGATCCTACAAAGTCTACAATCACATCAACACCCCTATTATCCGTTATTTTCATCAATTCTTCTTTATTTACCTTGCTCATTACGTAATCTGCCCCTAATTTAGAGGCTAATCTTAATCCATCATCACTTACGTCAACCCCTATAACTAAACTACCATAAACTGCCTTAGCTATTTGAATGGCTATACTACCCAATCCCCCTCCAGCTCCAATTATCATTACACTCTTCGCTGGATTTAGCTCTCCCAATCTTAAGGCTCTATAAGCTGTTACTCCCGAACAGGCTAAGGGTGAGGAGTCTAAAGTTGATAAATTCCTTAACTTATATAAATACTTGTAATCTGGAACTACTACATATTCCGCATATCCTCCGTTCATACTAATCCCTAACCACTTGGGATTATCACAGTATTGATCTTCTCCGATTTTGCAGTAATAACATGAACCATCACCTATCCAAGGATTAATCAAAACTTTATCACCTTTACTAAATCCACTTACTTCATCCCCAATCTCCTCAACAACTCCAGATATTTCATGACCTAATATTAACGGAAGTTTGGGTTTTTCCATACTAATTCTATTGTAAATTACTCCACTTTTTACCGAAAGATCAGTGTGGCAAACTCCAGTATATTCGACTTTAACTAATACTTGACTTCCTCTTATCCTCGGCGTTTCAATATCATTTAATCGTAAAGGTTTCCCAAACTCGTTTAATAACATTGCCTTCATTCCATACCACTAACCAAGTTTCTCTACTTCCTTAATTATATTTCCTCTCGTCTCTTGAGTCAATACTGATCCTATCAATATTATTAATCCCGCAAAGATGATTGAATAAAACATTACAATGGGGAATTTGGGGAATCCACCTACTGAGGCAAGTATCAGGCTAATAATCGTTGGAGAAGCTCCAGCTATTGCAAATCCAGTGTTCCATGTGAACGCTACTCCAGTACCTCTAACACTTGTAGGATAGATCTCATTCAAATAAGTCATCACTATCCCTCCTCCGAAGTCGCTTAATAAGCTTATTAAGAAGGCTGTTAAAATTATTGAGTTTAGTACATGAAGAGAACCTAAGTATAGGAACAGAGGTGAGACCACTGCTATGACTATAATACCTCCAATCAAACTCATTAATTTCCTTCCAA includes:
- a CDS encoding SDR family NAD(P)-dependent oxidoreductase: MDYKDLFSVKGMNAVVIGAASGIGRSISEMFVSLGGKVIASDVNEEELNKLINELSSKGYEIKGIKADITKVEDVRDKLLPFILSNFKKIDALFITPAINVRKSIENYTYEEFDRVINVNLKGPFIVLKEFLKFMKDGGSVVLFSSIRSIVVEPGQSAYSASKAGIVQLAKVAAAEYGKYNIRVNLIAPGVVDTPFTKQIKSKPDWYKAYAEKTIFKRWATPEEIASVAIFLVMPASSYITGTVIFVDGGWTAIDGRYEPEV
- a CDS encoding M20 family metallopeptidase, coding for MTELDEELKQESLNFLKELIRIPTENPPGLNYDIIVKKMKEKLDELGYNTEVFSLSDDDLKRLVKFGKGGRHNLVGYLGNGNIRIAFNGHYDVVPAGDGWSVNPYEGIIKDGKLYGRGSADMKSGIVSQIYAVELLRRNKVFPSNLQIVQTLVPDEETVGNINAGTYYLVEKGILKKGKINYVIFTEPTGADNVCYGHRGAIWAIVRVYGKKSHGGLPQLGIDAVRASTKMIQELYNSLPDITSKYEIIPEVSKKPSILVGTVKCGNWVNTVADYCEFSIVRRLVPEENLDEVRGKILDILEGVSKEFKARYEYDEFYAIDTITSDVNDKIYEIMRRKVKEIRGVEPRLVLSPGTFDMRFTVKEGILSINYGPGRIELAHATDEYVEINDFYDSIKILAMTLMELSKLDH
- a CDS encoding cyclase family protein, yielding MRYNFEEEVKKAPKNWGRWGRDDEIGTLNYITSEYLLDSLKVIRKGKVFTLGLWINRREGDPLWIGRKPTIHLMVRDESSYMVGKSKPRPGGGKSADDIIIMHLQASTQVDALGHYWKDNTLYNGYDSKLTIGGLVKDDVSKLAEKGIVGRGVLLDVARYKGKSSLDKGEMISFQDLLETAKSEGVRLKKRDIILVRTGFLKTFYEKGAEEFYKDFNEPGITYEPELVNWFYENEIIAYGSDTIASEQTYSSTLGIMLPLHIFFLNYLGMPIMEMLWLEELAEDCSRDGQYEFFFVASPLKVIGGTGSPINPVAIK
- a CDS encoding aminotransferase class I/II-fold pyridoxal phosphate-dependent enzyme gives rise to the protein MYPEFCLERWQSLRDWRAKYVLSESGVEPLSSREVELPPEVKFEYGHTKGLIKLRELISSLYEVKDAEKVIITNGGAEANYITILSLIKPNDEVIVEMPNYMQIPGLLKGINAKVKNIWLKEEKGFHLDLNELNEMVSKNTKAIVITNPNNPTGMALSKDEIKGIVEIAEDNHAYIISDEVYRGSEIDGNVSPSFVDLYEKAISTNSMSKVYGLPGIRIGWVVANDKEIIDKMWSVRDYTTISPSVYSQEIAYNALMRREELMMRARNIALTNFKLFEEMLNEKIKWVKPNATVLAFVKSIGVDNTYEFSESLFNKYSVLINPGECFEMPGYVRIGLGSKDQNFLREALSLFINHLNTKH
- a CDS encoding P1 family peptidase, with protein sequence MNKRISIDGVLVGGYTDDNAKSGLTVVVMDNRNNTVGLSQRGGSPATLGTDLLRPLHRRDQSVDAIVLTGRSVFGFRAVNGVLLGLYEMGKGFKIGDMRVPIVAAAAIYDFYDNHILPTEEWGLKALKNLSQQIMIGRYWAGRGATVGKLNGIRDAKPSGQGYYELEKGKVKVGVISVVNSIGNVYDEEGNLIAGNESDEMRLSTPGTTLGVVLTNAKLSNSDACRIASSAENGFSAIIRPYNLSLDGDTVFTISTNEVDVNVDDLIFLTYESSKKSVLSIFK
- a CDS encoding UbiD family decarboxylase, with translation MYIRKFIEEVRNLGLLKEVKGADWNLEIGAITDLNAKKHKFTLLFDEIKDYPKGFRVLTGALLDYKRVNLALNINALNDIDLVKKLRDRLNIASKEYRSYEPEEVNDAVFLENVDSDDKVNLFKFPAPKWHEFDGGRYIGTADAVITKDPESDWVNVGAYRVMLVDRNKLSIFIDSSHHGRIHVEKYLKAGKKCPIAISFSPPLDLFIFAGMEVPAGISEYNYAGAIVGKRFKVFRGEETGLPIPAESDIVIEGYISGELTDEGPFGEFMGYYAGGRMKNPVIEVKRVYYRSNPILLGTAPSIPPYDYSYFRCPLRSAMIWDMLERIGVRDIKGVWAHEIGFSRALIVVSIKQSFAGQQTMVGHILATSPLTAYGGRYVIVVDEDIDPSDINQVLWAICTRTDPINSIEIVKNVPSTPLDPMAERKQNVKEYVSSRAIIYATKPFNKDFPREVRPSEDIVERVIVKWREILE
- a CDS encoding MFS transporter; amino-acid sequence: MEKLDVYLLMVSRILRSLVAGFLAVVIGLYFLKIGLTDVEIGVLFGIGAFATPLLSLIFSIYADRYSKKMFLLMTLAFLPISIIILLTTRNFALLALSSALGGFGIAGGLVGGGVGAIVAPIQTAILAEKSKKDELTKVYSIFTTLSTYSGAFGALFANISDYTELFMIGLVLSLASFLVAIPIREEKSKKLNEETIVDNKKKEDLATIKKKDLDIIKKFTYTGMFNGISQGLIIPFIPIIFEQFYGLTQAQIGDIVFIGGIVSASIIWLTPIMNEKLGFVRFIIYTRLVSTILTLAFPFLRLPLLASIDYIVFTSFRVFALPAQQALMMTLVSGRRRATASGTNQTARLLPSALSTLLSGFLLSVSVIFPFALAFVTNMTNLYLYYRFFWNVPEARERKKISARIGSEG